A single window of Colletes latitarsis isolate SP2378_abdomen chromosome 4, iyColLati1, whole genome shotgun sequence DNA harbors:
- the LOC143341259 gene encoding uncharacterized protein LOC143341259 isoform X2: MHLSLTRCRIGDIGCDLLLGCLANNPNLRVLNLSACRLTNRSATSLSLFLNRRRADLLQNVWVESSLLSCEENSTKQTQGLHALILNQNPKFGDNGVRQLMAALNIDYWLKSLSIRHCGITKHGAEAIVKLLQSNSTLVKMDLAQNHIHINTLQVVLKLLRRRRETMESKSLKKRFIRNWKNISLKNTLRRNKIRQLVCKSSKRLCQSERHNRRSLKSCSPKRLLRFQRNPSQPKEIRIAKKERNSVRKNISELQSQLLDIIDSNSKLREELSSNNALLDTEVQERSKTEDELQNLSFRLNEVKSRVILVNCLRSKICDESQLLQKGFRHIFEKIESFSS; this comes from the exons ATGCATCTATCCCTTACGAGATGTCGCATCGGTGATATCG GTTGCGATTTATTGTTAGGCTGCTTGGCAAACAATCCCAACCTTCGTGTTCTGAACCTATCGGCTTGTCGTCTGACCAACAGAAGTGCCACGAGTTTGTCCTTGTTCCTGAATAGGAGAAGGGCGGACTTGTTGCAGAACGTTTGGGTGGAGTCTTCGTTGCTATCTTGCGAGGAAAATTCCACCAAACAA ACACAAGGATTGCACGCATTGATCTTAAATCAAAATCCAAAGTTCGGGGACAACGGTGTCCGACAATTAATGGCTGCGTTAAATATCGACTACTGGCTGAAATCGTTGAGCATAAGACACTGTGGGATCACTAAACACGGTGCAGAGGCCATCGTAAAACTTTTACAATCGAACAGTACGCTCGTAAAGATGGATCTCGCGCAAAATCATATACATATCAATACTCTTCAAGTCGTTTTGAAGCTTTTAAGAAGGAGGAGAGAGACGATGGAAAGCAAATCGCTGAAGAAACGATTTATTAGGAACTGGAAGAACATTTCTTTAAAAAACACACTTAGGAGGAACAAAATTCGTCAATTAGTATGTAAAAGTAGCAAACGCTTGTGTCAATCG GAGAGACACAACAGAAGATCGTTGAAAAGTTGTTCACCGAAGAGATTGTTGAGGTTTCAAAGAAACCCAAGCCAACCAAAGGAAATAAGGATTGCAAAGAAAGAACGTAACTCCGTCAGGAAAAACATATCTGAGCTGCAATCGCAGTTATTAGATATAATCGATTCTAATAGTAAATTAAGAGAAGAATTGTCGAGTAACAACGCATTGTTGGACACAGAAGTGCAGGAAAGGTCGAAAACCGAGGACGAGCTGCAGAATTTATCGTTTCGGTTGAACGAAGTTAAAAGCAGAGTCATCTTAGTCAATTGTCTTCGTTCAAAAATTTGCGATGAAAGTCAATTACTGCAAAAAGGTTTCCGTCACATTTTCGAAAAGATAGAATCATTTTCAAGTTAA
- the LOC143341259 gene encoding uncharacterized protein LOC143341259 isoform X1: protein MHLSLTRCRIGDIGCDLLLGCLANNPNLRVLNLSACRLTNRSATSLSLFLNRRRADLLQNVWVESSLLSCEENSTKQTQGLHALILNQNPKFGDNGVRQLMAALNIDYWLKSLSIRHCGITKHGAEAIVKLLQSNSTLVKMDLAQNHIHINTLQVVLKLLRRRRETMESKSLKKRFIRNWKNISLKNTLRRNKIRQLVCKSSKRLCQSEERHNRRSLKSCSPKRLLRFQRNPSQPKEIRIAKKERNSVRKNISELQSQLLDIIDSNSKLREELSSNNALLDTEVQERSKTEDELQNLSFRLNEVKSRVILVNCLRSKICDESQLLQKGFRHIFEKIESFSS, encoded by the exons ATGCATCTATCCCTTACGAGATGTCGCATCGGTGATATCG GTTGCGATTTATTGTTAGGCTGCTTGGCAAACAATCCCAACCTTCGTGTTCTGAACCTATCGGCTTGTCGTCTGACCAACAGAAGTGCCACGAGTTTGTCCTTGTTCCTGAATAGGAGAAGGGCGGACTTGTTGCAGAACGTTTGGGTGGAGTCTTCGTTGCTATCTTGCGAGGAAAATTCCACCAAACAA ACACAAGGATTGCACGCATTGATCTTAAATCAAAATCCAAAGTTCGGGGACAACGGTGTCCGACAATTAATGGCTGCGTTAAATATCGACTACTGGCTGAAATCGTTGAGCATAAGACACTGTGGGATCACTAAACACGGTGCAGAGGCCATCGTAAAACTTTTACAATCGAACAGTACGCTCGTAAAGATGGATCTCGCGCAAAATCATATACATATCAATACTCTTCAAGTCGTTTTGAAGCTTTTAAGAAGGAGGAGAGAGACGATGGAAAGCAAATCGCTGAAGAAACGATTTATTAGGAACTGGAAGAACATTTCTTTAAAAAACACACTTAGGAGGAACAAAATTCGTCAATTAGTATGTAAAAGTAGCAAACGCTTGTGTCAATCG GAGGAGAGACACAACAGAAGATCGTTGAAAAGTTGTTCACCGAAGAGATTGTTGAGGTTTCAAAGAAACCCAAGCCAACCAAAGGAAATAAGGATTGCAAAGAAAGAACGTAACTCCGTCAGGAAAAACATATCTGAGCTGCAATCGCAGTTATTAGATATAATCGATTCTAATAGTAAATTAAGAGAAGAATTGTCGAGTAACAACGCATTGTTGGACACAGAAGTGCAGGAAAGGTCGAAAACCGAGGACGAGCTGCAGAATTTATCGTTTCGGTTGAACGAAGTTAAAAGCAGAGTCATCTTAGTCAATTGTCTTCGTTCAAAAATTTGCGATGAAAGTCAATTACTGCAAAAAGGTTTCCGTCACATTTTCGAAAAGATAGAATCATTTTCAAGTTAA